One part of the Coturnix japonica isolate 7356 chromosome 24, Coturnix japonica 2.1, whole genome shotgun sequence genome encodes these proteins:
- the IFT46 gene encoding intraflagellar transport protein 46 homolog isoform X1 produces MATEGGVMAERRPAEGSGDGPGRAIASPRPSAQPRPVENQPYDESLELPDTEEAAGSENRPQGSRRPGPIWSGGGGTGARPSGAGERGNDREGGGGSSSSKETVARLGPSTASEDDDDDDDDDDDDDDEDSSESDSEDSEERGASLEGDYNLANYDYLPVSPEIKELFEYIRRYTPKTIQIEHKLQPFIPDFIPAVGDIDAFLKVPRPDGKPDNLGLLVLDEPSTKQSDPTVLSLWLTENSKQHNITQQIKVKSVENAEKNPKAIDNWIENISELHRCKPPATVHYSRPMPDIETLMQEWSPEFEELLGKVGLPTAEMNCDLAEYVDMICAILDIPVYKSWIQPLHVLFTLYSEFKNSQHFKPLAEGKKARSPPSNTLPQSAEAEVLSLT; encoded by the exons ATGGCGACGGAAGGCGGCGTCATGGCGGAGCGGCGGCCGGCCGAGGGGAGCGGGGACGGGCCGGGCCGCGCCATCGCCTCCCCGCGACCCTCCGCACAGCCTCGGCCCGTGGAGAACCAGCCGTACGACGAGAGCCTGGAGCTGCCGGACACCGAGGAGGCGGCGGGGAGCGAGAACCGGCCGCAGGGATCCCGCCGGCCGGGGCCGATCTGGTCGGGAGGAGGCGGCACGGGAGCGCGGCCCAGCGGGGCGGGAGAGCGCGGCAACGAccgggagggaggaggaggcagcagcagcagcaag GAAACAGTGGCCAGGCTGGGACCCTCCACCGCCAGCGAGGACGACGATGATgacgatgatgatgatgatgatgacgatGATGAGGATTCCTCCGAGAGCGACTCTGAGGACTCGGAGGAGCGCGGGGCTTCACTGGAGGG tgACTACAACCTCGCAAACTATGACTACCTGCCGGTATCTCCTGAAATTAAAGAACTCTTTGAATACATAAGGAG aTACACTCCGAAAACAATACAGATTGAGCACAAACTGCAGCCTTTTATTCCAGACTTCATTCCTGCTGTTGGAGACATTGATGCCTTCCTAAAG GTCCCACGCCCAGATGGCAAGCCTGATAACCTCGGTCTGCTGGTCTTAGATGAGCCATCAACAAAGCAGTCAGATCCCACAGTACTCTCTCTTTGGCTAACGGAGAATTCCAAACAGCACAACATTACA cagcagataAAAGTGAAAAGTGTGGAGAATGCAGAGAAGAACCCCAAAGCCATTGACAACTGGATTGAAAACATCAGTGAACTGCACCGCTGCAAACCTCCTGCCACTGTCCACTACAGCCG GCCCATGCCTGACATAGAGACCCTCATGCAGGAGTGGTCACCAGAATTTGAGGAGCTCTTGGGAAAG GTGGGCCTCCCAACTGCAGAAATGAATTGTGACCTGGCTGAATACGTTGACATGATATGTG cCATTCTGGACATCCCTGTATACAAGAGTTGGATCCAGCCTCTGCACGTCCTTTTCACACTCTACTCGGAGTTCAAGAACTCCCAG catTTCAAGCCTCTGGCTGAAGGGAAGAAGGCTAGGAGCCCTCCATCCAACACACTTCCACAGTCAGCGGAAGCAGAAGTATTAAGCTTAACTTGA
- the IFT46 gene encoding intraflagellar transport protein 46 homolog isoform X2, with protein sequence MATEGGVMAERRPAEGSGDGPGRAIASPRPSAQPRPVENQPYDESLELPDTEEAAGSENRPQGSRRPGPIWSGGGGTGARPSGAGERGNDREGGGGSSSSKETVARLGPSTASEDDDDDDDDDDDDDDEDSSESDSEDSEERGASLEGDYNLANYDYLPVSPEIKELFEYIRRYTPKTIQIEHKLQPFIPDFIPAVGDIDAFLKVPRPDGKPDNLGLLVLDEPSTKQSDPTVLSLWLTENSKQHNITQIKVKSVENAEKNPKAIDNWIENISELHRCKPPATVHYSRPMPDIETLMQEWSPEFEELLGKVGLPTAEMNCDLAEYVDMICAILDIPVYKSWIQPLHVLFTLYSEFKNSQHFKPLAEGKKARSPPSNTLPQSAEAEVLSLT encoded by the exons ATGGCGACGGAAGGCGGCGTCATGGCGGAGCGGCGGCCGGCCGAGGGGAGCGGGGACGGGCCGGGCCGCGCCATCGCCTCCCCGCGACCCTCCGCACAGCCTCGGCCCGTGGAGAACCAGCCGTACGACGAGAGCCTGGAGCTGCCGGACACCGAGGAGGCGGCGGGGAGCGAGAACCGGCCGCAGGGATCCCGCCGGCCGGGGCCGATCTGGTCGGGAGGAGGCGGCACGGGAGCGCGGCCCAGCGGGGCGGGAGAGCGCGGCAACGAccgggagggaggaggaggcagcagcagcagcaag GAAACAGTGGCCAGGCTGGGACCCTCCACCGCCAGCGAGGACGACGATGATgacgatgatgatgatgatgatgacgatGATGAGGATTCCTCCGAGAGCGACTCTGAGGACTCGGAGGAGCGCGGGGCTTCACTGGAGGG tgACTACAACCTCGCAAACTATGACTACCTGCCGGTATCTCCTGAAATTAAAGAACTCTTTGAATACATAAGGAG aTACACTCCGAAAACAATACAGATTGAGCACAAACTGCAGCCTTTTATTCCAGACTTCATTCCTGCTGTTGGAGACATTGATGCCTTCCTAAAG GTCCCACGCCCAGATGGCAAGCCTGATAACCTCGGTCTGCTGGTCTTAGATGAGCCATCAACAAAGCAGTCAGATCCCACAGTACTCTCTCTTTGGCTAACGGAGAATTCCAAACAGCACAACATTACA cagataAAAGTGAAAAGTGTGGAGAATGCAGAGAAGAACCCCAAAGCCATTGACAACTGGATTGAAAACATCAGTGAACTGCACCGCTGCAAACCTCCTGCCACTGTCCACTACAGCCG GCCCATGCCTGACATAGAGACCCTCATGCAGGAGTGGTCACCAGAATTTGAGGAGCTCTTGGGAAAG GTGGGCCTCCCAACTGCAGAAATGAATTGTGACCTGGCTGAATACGTTGACATGATATGTG cCATTCTGGACATCCCTGTATACAAGAGTTGGATCCAGCCTCTGCACGTCCTTTTCACACTCTACTCGGAGTTCAAGAACTCCCAG catTTCAAGCCTCTGGCTGAAGGGAAGAAGGCTAGGAGCCCTCCATCCAACACACTTCCACAGTCAGCGGAAGCAGAAGTATTAAGCTTAACTTGA
- the LOC107324143 gene encoding uncharacterized protein LOC107324143 isoform X1, with amino-acid sequence MLQTACTSPELLINQNITENESCGYSPGQGSPQPGETASPKRHFQQSPSLPDSGLTELNVASPEIYPAPPHKPPAMSAPTDSTVSSDPPPRRRYMGVRVKMPVRELLRKVRLSRGLQPGASQVRAVGGQPSELGQQEATHDLNNALQSVQRLKKQQPFGYCNAAFQKGCAPVLVWLLQVARLWKFICVQSLLCKVHSAKYSSLSLVHTVCHYFTFSHESMLNVVLLLLLLFLSPQEASLVKTASKGSLGKTEKRRVHPYTEKQLRQSKQSIGQTLKGLEDLDILVEVLQEDLNKSQLKKESLHAVPDGFWQSYPAELQAPWWGAGGSKQAAGSMQERCQSFIKPRSHCCFTDCSSALQEEVESSFCGGQKDTHEPDSPGTFSRTREKDSSCWMQGMGSSAQKDCWAQSASPCFGPPGAHPEPFVEADSDSLGSRGCSRLTSIAFTQQDLSAISFFQFQLHREESLLRSIPADKLLAPDENGNRLLHKAVAQGRRALTYALARRFASLNKIDEKDAEKRTALHLAAEKNQHLMVSDLISLGANVNEQDGLGKTPLHLCAENGYLRVLEVLKNCKDSGVCVAVNLTDHCGLTPLHCAALAHTILAMESQKADSNSDLGRFLKLRKDQILEGINCLLHMGGKLELQVLHSCQATAPYLKIEENTELMCLLQSHKPKGPDILQESNSLLEAPGVPRPSPADNFSELLSVSPLDFVDIILKGKC; translated from the exons ATGCTGCAAACAGCCTGCACGAGCCCTGAACTGCTGATCAACCAGaacatcactgaaaatgaaagctgtggCTACAGCCCAGGCCAGGGATCTCCACAGCCTGGGGAAACTGCCAGTCCCAAAAGGCATTTTCAACAGAGCCCATCGCTGCCAGACTCTGGATTAACTGAACTTAATGTTGCAAGCCCTGAGATCTACCCAGCTCCTCCACATAAACCTCCAGCGATGTCTGCTCCCACTG ACTCTACAGTGAGCTCGGATCCCCCTCCTCGGAGGCGTTACATGGGTGTGAGGGTGAAGATGCCGGTGCgggagctgctgaggaaggTTCGGCTTTCcagggggctgcagccaggTGCCAGCCAGGTAAGGGCTGTGGGAGGGCAGCCCTCGGAGCTGGGGCAGCAAGAAGCCACCCATGATCTGAATAATGCCCTGCAATCCGTCCAAAGACTGAAGAAACAACAGCCCTTTGGCTATTGCAACGCAGCCTTCCAAAAAGGCTGTGCCCCTGTCCTTGTGTGGCTGCTGCAAGTTGCGCGCTTGTGGAAATTCATTTGTGTGCAGTCTCTGCTGTGCAAAGTACACAGTGCAAAATACAGTTCTCTTAGCTTAGTTCACACAGTTTGCCATTATTTCACCTTCTCACATGAAAGCATGTTAAATGtagttttgttattattattattatttttgtctcctCAGGAAGCCTCATTAGTGAAGACGGCAAGCAAAGGATCCTTAGGAAAAACAG aaaagagaagagttCACCCTTATACAGAGAAGCAGCTTAGACAG AGCAAGCAGAGCATTGGGCAAACGCTAAAAGGCTTAGAGGACCTGGATATCCTggtggaggtgctgcaggaagaCCTGAACAAAAGCCAGCTGAAGAAGGAATCTCTGCATGCTGTGCCCGATGGCTTTTGGCAGAGCtaccctgcagagctgcaggcccCTTGGTGGGGAGCTGGAGGAAGCAAGCAGGCAGCTGGCAGCATGCAGGAAAGGTGCCAAAGCTTCATCAAGCCGCGTTCTCATTGTTGCTTTACAGACTGCAGCTCGGCATTGCAAGAGGAGGTAGAGAGCTCCTTTTGTGGTGGTCAGAAAGACACACATGAGCCCGATTCACCAGGAACATTCTCAAGGACAAGGGAGAAAGACAGCAGCTGTTGGATGCAGGGCatgggcagcagtgcccagaAGGACTGCTGGGCACAGAGTGCATCTCCCTGCTTCGGCCCACCAGGAGCCCATCCAGAGCCATTTGTGGAGGCTGACAGTGACTCTTTGGGTTCCAGGGGATGCTCGAGGCTGACTTCGATTGCTTTCACGCAGCAGGATCTCTCCGCCATCTCTTTCTTCCAGTTCCAGCTACACAGGGAGGAAAGCTTGCTGAGGAGTATTCCAGCAGACAAACTGCTTGCACCTGATGAAAATGGCAACAG GCTGCTGCACAAGGCTGTTGCTCAGGGAAGAAGAGCTCTGACTTACGCACTTGCACGGAGATTTGCATCCCTAAATAAAATTGATGAGAAGGATGCAGAGAAACGG ACAGCGCTACATCTTGCTGCAGAAAAGAACCAGCACCTGATGGTCAGTGACCTTATATCCCTGGGGGCAAATGTCAACGAGCAGGACGGGCTGGGGAAAACCCCACTCCACTTGTGTGCAGAGAATGGATACCTGCGGGTTTTAGAG GTTCTGAAAAACTGCAAGGACAGCGGGGTGTGTGTAGCAGTGAACCTGACGGACCACTGCG GTTTAACaccactgcactgtgctgctctcgCCCACACCATCTTAGCCATGGAATCTCAAAAAGCAGACAGCAACAGTGACTTGGGGAGGTTTCTCAAACTACGCAAGGACCAAATTCTCGAGGGAATTAACTGCTTATTGCACATGGGAGGAAAACTGGAGCTGCAG GTCCTACATTCATGTCAGGCTACTGCTCCCTATTTAAAAATTGAAGAGAACACTGAGCTGATGTGTTTGCTCCAGAGTCATAAACCCAAAGGACCGGACATTCTTCAAGAG AGTAATAGTTTGCTGGAAGCTCCAGGAGTGCCACGTCCCTCACCAGCAGATAACTTCTCTGAACTTCTGTCCGTTTCACCTTTGGACTTTGTTGACATCATTCTTAAAG GGAAATGCTGA
- the LOC107324143 gene encoding NF-kappa-B inhibitor zeta-like isoform X2 codes for MLQTACTSPELLINQNITENESCGYSPGQGSPQPGETASPKRHFQQSPSLPDSGLTELNVASPEIYPAPPHKPPAMSAPTDSTVSSDPPPRRRYMGVRVKMPVRELLRKVRLSRGLQPGASQEASLVKTASKGSLGKTEKRRVHPYTEKQLRQSKQSIGQTLKGLEDLDILVEVLQEDLNKSQLKKESLHAVPDGFWQSYPAELQAPWWGAGGSKQAAGSMQERCQSFIKPRSHCCFTDCSSALQEEVESSFCGGQKDTHEPDSPGTFSRTREKDSSCWMQGMGSSAQKDCWAQSASPCFGPPGAHPEPFVEADSDSLGSRGCSRLTSIAFTQQDLSAISFFQFQLHREESLLRSIPADKLLAPDENGNRLLHKAVAQGRRALTYALARRFASLNKIDEKDAEKRTALHLAAEKNQHLMVSDLISLGANVNEQDGLGKTPLHLCAENGYLRVLEVLKNCKDSGVCVAVNLTDHCGLTPLHCAALAHTILAMESQKADSNSDLGRFLKLRKDQILEGINCLLHMGGKLELQVLHSCQATAPYLKIEENTELMCLLQSHKPKGPDILQESNSLLEAPGVPRPSPADNFSELLSVSPLDFVDIILKGKC; via the exons ATGCTGCAAACAGCCTGCACGAGCCCTGAACTGCTGATCAACCAGaacatcactgaaaatgaaagctgtggCTACAGCCCAGGCCAGGGATCTCCACAGCCTGGGGAAACTGCCAGTCCCAAAAGGCATTTTCAACAGAGCCCATCGCTGCCAGACTCTGGATTAACTGAACTTAATGTTGCAAGCCCTGAGATCTACCCAGCTCCTCCACATAAACCTCCAGCGATGTCTGCTCCCACTG ACTCTACAGTGAGCTCGGATCCCCCTCCTCGGAGGCGTTACATGGGTGTGAGGGTGAAGATGCCGGTGCgggagctgctgaggaaggTTCGGCTTTCcagggggctgcagccaggTGCCAGCCAG GAAGCCTCATTAGTGAAGACGGCAAGCAAAGGATCCTTAGGAAAAACAG aaaagagaagagttCACCCTTATACAGAGAAGCAGCTTAGACAG AGCAAGCAGAGCATTGGGCAAACGCTAAAAGGCTTAGAGGACCTGGATATCCTggtggaggtgctgcaggaagaCCTGAACAAAAGCCAGCTGAAGAAGGAATCTCTGCATGCTGTGCCCGATGGCTTTTGGCAGAGCtaccctgcagagctgcaggcccCTTGGTGGGGAGCTGGAGGAAGCAAGCAGGCAGCTGGCAGCATGCAGGAAAGGTGCCAAAGCTTCATCAAGCCGCGTTCTCATTGTTGCTTTACAGACTGCAGCTCGGCATTGCAAGAGGAGGTAGAGAGCTCCTTTTGTGGTGGTCAGAAAGACACACATGAGCCCGATTCACCAGGAACATTCTCAAGGACAAGGGAGAAAGACAGCAGCTGTTGGATGCAGGGCatgggcagcagtgcccagaAGGACTGCTGGGCACAGAGTGCATCTCCCTGCTTCGGCCCACCAGGAGCCCATCCAGAGCCATTTGTGGAGGCTGACAGTGACTCTTTGGGTTCCAGGGGATGCTCGAGGCTGACTTCGATTGCTTTCACGCAGCAGGATCTCTCCGCCATCTCTTTCTTCCAGTTCCAGCTACACAGGGAGGAAAGCTTGCTGAGGAGTATTCCAGCAGACAAACTGCTTGCACCTGATGAAAATGGCAACAG GCTGCTGCACAAGGCTGTTGCTCAGGGAAGAAGAGCTCTGACTTACGCACTTGCACGGAGATTTGCATCCCTAAATAAAATTGATGAGAAGGATGCAGAGAAACGG ACAGCGCTACATCTTGCTGCAGAAAAGAACCAGCACCTGATGGTCAGTGACCTTATATCCCTGGGGGCAAATGTCAACGAGCAGGACGGGCTGGGGAAAACCCCACTCCACTTGTGTGCAGAGAATGGATACCTGCGGGTTTTAGAG GTTCTGAAAAACTGCAAGGACAGCGGGGTGTGTGTAGCAGTGAACCTGACGGACCACTGCG GTTTAACaccactgcactgtgctgctctcgCCCACACCATCTTAGCCATGGAATCTCAAAAAGCAGACAGCAACAGTGACTTGGGGAGGTTTCTCAAACTACGCAAGGACCAAATTCTCGAGGGAATTAACTGCTTATTGCACATGGGAGGAAAACTGGAGCTGCAG GTCCTACATTCATGTCAGGCTACTGCTCCCTATTTAAAAATTGAAGAGAACACTGAGCTGATGTGTTTGCTCCAGAGTCATAAACCCAAAGGACCGGACATTCTTCAAGAG AGTAATAGTTTGCTGGAAGCTCCAGGAGTGCCACGTCCCTCACCAGCAGATAACTTCTCTGAACTTCTGTCCGTTTCACCTTTGGACTTTGTTGACATCATTCTTAAAG GGAAATGCTGA